The DNA sequence CTAATTGTTGTGAGTTCGGTGCGTACTGGATTCTTGCATCTTCAACCTGCTCGACAACTGCTTTAGCTTCTTGATCGGGCGAATCGTCCATCACTAAGGCGACCCAATTGGGATAGGTTTGATCAATTAAACTAGACAATGCTCGTTTCAGTAATTGCGGACGTTTATAGGTTGGAATTCTTACTTCACATCGTTCCATTTTGGGACTGCTCCAGGTTACTTCCAAACTTTGCGTTTTATTTTGGCGACGTACTCAGCACTGGTAAAACCAAACGTTTTGTAAATGTGGCGGTAGAAATCAGGGGCAACGTGGTTCGAGGGTTCAAATTGTGGATCACAGCGTTTGACGGTTGAAGCAACTTGAACTGCCCAGAATTCATCCCAGGGGTAGATTCTTCGAGCATATTCAAATCGCGCTTGGTTAATCGCATCTTTTCTTGCAGGGGTTAGTTGTCCAGTGATTCGTAGATGAGTTTCGATCGCGTCTTGAACATTGAGACGATCGCGATAAATCTCATCTCCTTTTCTCCGAGTTACAGTCCCGCTACACCACCATCGGTAAACGGCTCCCGCTTCTTCACAGTAAGCGAATCGCTTATTTGCCATGAGTAACCGAACATACAAGTCATAATCTTGACAGTGTTTCAGGTCTTCTCGCCAACCGTTGATGTCGAGCAATGATTGTTTGCGAAGCAATAATCCTCCGGTTTGAGGAAGTTTCCATTGAATTGCTAGTAGCCAGAGATCATGAGGTAACGGCAGGGTTGCGATCGCAGGCGGGAGATGAATCACAGTTTGGTCATTCAGTTCCTCAGTAATATGTGGACTATAAATAACCTCAGCATCAGAATTTTGAGCCAAGAACTGAATCTGTTTCTCGATCTTGTCGGGTAGTAAGTAGTCATCCGCATCCAGGTATTGAATCCATTCTCCTGTACTGAGGTAGAGAAGTCGATTTCTTGCGACATTGCCACCGCGATTGCAACCTGTTTCCCAACGAATCTGATTGCCAAAGCTTTGAATAATTTCTAGACTACGATCGCTGGATCCATCATCGACTACGATCACTTCCTTGTGGGGATACGTTTGATCAAGAGCGCTTTGAATGGCTTGGGCAATC is a window from the Cyanobacteria bacterium FACHB-DQ100 genome containing:
- a CDS encoding glycosyltransferase, which encodes MSQTISILIPCYNADRWIAQAIQSALDQTYPHKEVIVVDDGSSDRSLEIIQSFGNQIRWETGCNRGGNVARNRLLYLSTGEWIQYLDADDYLLPDKIEKQIQFLAQNSDAEVIYSPHITEELNDQTVIHLPPAIATLPLPHDLWLLAIQWKLPQTGGLLLRKQSLLDINGWREDLKHCQDYDLYVRLLMANKRFAYCEEAGAVYRWWCSGTVTRRKGDEIYRDRLNVQDAIETHLRITGQLTPARKDAINQARFEYARRIYPWDEFWAVQVASTVKRCDPQFEPSNHVAPDFYRHIYKTFGFTSAEYVAKIKRKVWK